A genome region from Chitinophagales bacterium includes the following:
- the pyrR gene encoding bifunctional pyr operon transcriptional regulator/uracil phosphoribosyltransferase PyrR, giving the protein MVKSINEVNKIILDAQQLDFILHRLTHQLIEVHGDFNDSMLLGVQPRGIILCDLIHQLIEQKLKKKVHKGYIDISMHRDDIHIQGTSLTMAKTEIPCSLDKKNIILIDDVLYTGRTIRAALDTLMDYGRPRDIELLVLIDRRLHRHVPIQAKYIGRTIDSIEEEKVRVLLEKDSKKNRVEILTQK; this is encoded by the coding sequence ATGGTTAAATCTATAAACGAAGTCAATAAAATCATTTTAGACGCGCAGCAGCTTGACTTTATACTGCATCGTCTAACTCATCAATTGATAGAGGTTCATGGAGATTTTAATGATTCTATGCTACTAGGTGTGCAACCTAGAGGTATAATTTTGTGCGACCTTATTCACCAATTGATAGAGCAAAAATTAAAAAAGAAAGTACACAAGGGATACATCGATATTTCTATGCACAGAGATGATATTCATATTCAAGGTACGAGTTTGACCATGGCAAAAACCGAAATTCCCTGTTCATTAGATAAAAAAAATATAATACTCATAGATGATGTGCTTTATACTGGTCGAACAATACGTGCTGCGCTAGATACGCTGATGGATTATGGAAGACCGAGGGATATAGAATTGCTCGTACTAATAGATCGCAGACTGCATAGGCATGTACCTATTCAGGCTAAATACATAGGGCGAACTATAGACTCTATAGAAGAGGAAAAAGTCAGAGTTTTATTAGAAAAAGATTCAAAAAAAAATAGAGTGGAAATACTCACTCAGAAATAG
- a CDS encoding site-specific DNA-methyltransferase, whose amino-acid sequence MRDKMKEDATIWISGTMHNIFSVGQILTELGFKILNVITWEKTNPPPNFSCRYFTYSTEQIIWARKSEKIPHYYNYELMKKLNGDKQMKDVWTLPAISPWEKSCGKHPTQKPLSVLTRLILASTKPRAWILDPFTGSSTTGISANLCNRRFLGIDKEIDFLEISKNRKSEIEVEATRLNYIKKISKLNSSLDFAKHIEGEVDDKKIKVVLGFCKSSSLKSKLEQDTFRFDAIDNKLAIKDFPIGIEDGSLVVLYSGGRSKPYRLTGLNGKIQSIKLMKHEESISSSKRHLYYEIKLDQNFTLEPAFCFEMNAQNLYDEGDSYNMNLFRQYLPSLTTLDRILKSKKD is encoded by the coding sequence GTGCGTGACAAAATGAAAGAAGATGCTACGATATGGATAAGTGGCACGATGCATAATATTTTTTCAGTCGGGCAGATATTGACAGAGCTAGGTTTTAAAATACTAAATGTCATCACTTGGGAAAAAACCAATCCTCCGCCTAATTTTTCTTGTCGTTATTTTACTTATTCTACTGAGCAAATAATCTGGGCTAGAAAATCTGAAAAAATCCCGCATTATTATAACTATGAGTTGATGAAAAAGCTCAATGGAGACAAACAGATGAAAGATGTTTGGACTCTTCCAGCCATATCTCCGTGGGAAAAATCCTGCGGTAAGCATCCGACACAGAAGCCATTGTCGGTATTGACTAGATTGATTTTAGCATCGACCAAACCGCGAGCATGGATACTAGACCCTTTTACAGGCAGCAGTACTACCGGCATTTCTGCTAATCTTTGCAATAGAAGATTCTTAGGAATAGATAAAGAAATCGATTTTCTTGAAATAAGTAAAAATAGAAAAAGTGAAATCGAAGTTGAAGCTACTAGATTAAATTACATTAAGAAAATTTCAAAATTAAATTCGAGTTTAGATTTTGCAAAACATATAGAAGGTGAAGTGGATGATAAAAAGATTAAAGTTGTTCTCGGATTTTGCAAATCATCTAGTCTAAAGTCTAAATTAGAACAAGATACATTTAGATTTGATGCTATTGATAATAAATTAGCTATCAAAGATTTTCCTATTGGTATCGAAGATGGTTCTCTCGTTGTTCTATATTCTGGTGGTAGGAGCAAGCCCTATAGGTTGACAGGTCTCAATGGTAAGATTCAATCTATTAAGTTAATGAAACATGAAGAAAGCATTAGTAGTTCTAAACGACACCTCTATTATGAGATAAAATTGGATCAAAATTTTACATTGGAGCCTGCGTTTTGTTTTGAAATGAATGCACAGAACCTTTATGATGAGGGCGATTCTTACAATATGAATTTATTTAGACAATACCTACCTTCTTTGACTACTTTGGATCGTATTTTAAAATCTAAGAAGGATTAA
- a CDS encoding aspartate carbamoyltransferase catalytic subunit, translated as MFKHKHLLGIEPLHKDEIVQILDQAQQFKDIINRPVKKVPTLRDFTIANLFFENSTRTKLSFELAQKRLSADVLNFSSSNSSVKKGETLLDTVNNILAMKVDMVVIRHSSPGVPIFLSKHIDAHIVNAGDGTHEHPTQALLDAFSIREKHSGFKGLNVAIIGDIMHSRVALSNIFCLKKLGANVKLCGPPTLIPKYVEELGVTVSHNIEETLAWCDVANVLRIQMERADDAYFPSTSEYAQFYGVNMERLDKLSKNITILHPGPINRGVEITTDVADSAHSVILDQVENGVAVRMAVTYLLFSQRMQRS; from the coding sequence ATGTTTAAACACAAGCATTTACTAGGAATAGAACCACTTCATAAAGATGAAATCGTTCAAATTTTGGATCAAGCACAGCAATTCAAAGACATCATCAATCGACCTGTGAAAAAAGTGCCGACATTGCGCGATTTCACTATAGCTAATTTATTCTTTGAAAATTCAACGCGCACAAAGCTCTCATTTGAACTAGCGCAGAAGCGACTTTCCGCAGACGTTCTTAATTTTTCGTCTTCTAATTCTTCGGTGAAAAAAGGGGAAACACTGCTCGATACGGTCAATAATATATTGGCTATGAAGGTAGATATGGTCGTCATTAGACACAGTAGCCCAGGTGTTCCTATTTTCCTCTCCAAACATATCGATGCCCATATCGTCAATGCAGGGGATGGAACGCATGAGCACCCAACGCAGGCATTGCTTGATGCCTTTTCTATTCGCGAAAAACATAGTGGATTCAAAGGACTCAATGTGGCTATTATCGGTGATATCATGCACTCTAGAGTCGCTCTATCCAATATATTCTGTCTCAAAAAACTAGGAGCGAATGTGAAGCTCTGCGGTCCACCTACCTTGATACCAAAATATGTCGAAGAGCTGGGGGTCACCGTGAGTCACAATATAGAAGAAACGCTTGCTTGGTGCGATGTAGCCAATGTACTTCGCATACAAATGGAGCGTGCAGACGATGCTTATTTCCCATCGACCAGTGAATATGCACAATTCTATGGAGTCAATATGGAGCGCCTTGATAAACTATCAAAAAACATAACGATACTGCATCCAGGTCCTATTAATCGAGGCGTCGAAATTACAACGGATGTAGCTGATTCTGCTCATTCCGTCATTCTCGATCAGGTAGAAAATGGCGTCGCCGTGCGAATGGCAGTAACCTATTTGCTTTTTTCGCAGAGAATGCAGAGAAGTTAA
- a CDS encoding DpnD/PcfM family protein has protein sequence METFKIEIQELLARVVEIQAENIQEALSKVNEQYEKAEIVLDYNDFAEVNFTDINSQSKSDEINSLTKEVINYLYSDEQKHFEESNQPQNHIFENLERLKSLID, from the coding sequence ATGGAAACATTTAAAATTGAAATTCAAGAGTTACTTGCTCGTGTGGTAGAAATTCAGGCTGAGAACATTCAAGAAGCTTTATCAAAGGTAAATGAGCAATATGAAAAAGCAGAAATAGTATTAGACTACAATGACTTTGCTGAAGTAAATTTTACCGATATAAACAGCCAAAGTAAGTCAGATGAGATAAACTCACTAACGAAAGAAGTTATTAATTATCTGTATTCAGATGAGCAAAAGCATTTTGAAGAGTCAAATCAACCCCAAAACCATATTTTCGAAAATCTAGAACGATTGAAATCATTAATTGATTGA